In Alosa sapidissima isolate fAloSap1 chromosome 4, fAloSap1.pri, whole genome shotgun sequence, the following are encoded in one genomic region:
- the LOC121707886 gene encoding uncharacterized protein LOC121707886, which translates to MYAAQFRWRSTSYPAPLLTARPTRALIDEPISIEARHLPSHRPITVRAHMTSEDGDLWEALSHYHTDAQGAINLMRDASVGGSYVGCEPMGLFWALQPALGGRKGLRLRKRDVETPYSVNLSLLDGHVNPEDNRGKGSGEGQELAAVVVDRYYMAPGVRRIEVRQNGVVGTMFLPPGPGPFPAVLDLWGMGGGLVEYRSALFASHGLVSFALAYFGHKDIPGPPNRINVGDSYFRAAFQLLQDHPQVCEDRIALMGLSFGVFLSLRIASQLSVHPRCVVGINGPLGSFNKFASEDGLKESFEENQKHWSYDEEGYVSFKEVSSPRIVPSENYVQVENMCCPLLFIVGEDDMSCTAQENADEIKKRLQAAGKSHLFNRLSYPGAGHLIEPPYAPNARVSLWTTRPKKSDDDMGWKPCPTCCSSGGFMAKDSEISGMPSARVSDMAELLQLLLNVSEKAANVARVCRREAPLFELLVQEKKGDDKNKKFVQDFKTLADVVIQEMIRHDVGAVFPELIDFIQGEESNKFENGLGESVIVTVCAKEQETAALLATVLDGDQTAAALLAKAIHQDLQFRDEAAERLKPFPLSPADVGIWIDPIDGTSQYIEGKEELVPEGDFCSFGLPCALVLIGVYLRATGEPVMGVINQPFHQRDETGHGWKGQHFWGVSHGDFNACSVPRSKRLSSSEDGACLSAVLSSSEKAAVKEALAPLCPGKCLKYASGAGYKILCVILGLADVYVLSEGSTFKWDSCAPHALLRALGGGVVELGTRPPGGNKGQVEVQRGAELTYHKPNAGCRGADQWANQGGLVAYLDSKVLSRVLGELAGKI; encoded by the exons ATGTATGCAG CTCAGTTCCGATGGAGAAGCACCAGCTATCCTGCTCCCCTGTTAACAGCCAGGCCCACACGTGCCCTGATAGATGAGCCCATCAGCATTGAGGCACGCCATCTGCCCTCCCACCGGCCCATCACAGTACGGGCACACATGACCAGTGAGGATGGAGATCTCTGGGAAGCACTGTCTCACTACCACACAGATGCACAGGGTGCAATCAACT TGATGCGGGATGCATCGGTGGGTGGTTCCTATGTGGGCTGTGAACCAATGGGACTCTTCTGGGCTCTACAACCTGCTCTCGGAGGTAGAAAGGGACTCAG GCTGCGTAAGAGAGACGTTGAGACTCCATATTCAGTGAATCTGTCTCTACTAGACGGGCATGTGAACCCGGAGGATAACAGAGGGAAAGGATCCGGAGAGGGACAGGAGCTGGCGGCAGTGGTGGTGGATAGGTACTACATGGCACCAGGAGTGCGCCGGATTGAGGTTCGGCAGAATGGTGTGGTGGGCACCATGTTTCTCCCACCAG GACCAGGCCCATTCCCTGCTGTACTGGACCTCTGGGGGATGGGAGGGGGTCTGGTAGAGTACCGCTCTGCCCTGTTTGCATCTCATGGCCTGGTTAGTTTCGCCTTGGCTTACTTTGGCCACAAAGACATCCCCGGACCCCCGAACCGTATCAATGTGGGAGATTCTTACTTCCGG GCTGCCTTCCAGCTCCTGCAGGACCACCCACAGGTGTGTGAGGACAGGATTGCATTAATGGGCCTCTCATTTGGGGTGTTTCTGTCCCTGCGTATAGCCTCTCAGCTCTCTGTCCAT CCTAGATGTGTAGTCGGCATTAATGGTCCTTTGGGCAGTTTCAACAAATTTGCAAGTGAAGATGGACTTAAAGAAAGCTTCGAAGA AAATCAGAAGCACTGGAGTTATGATGAAGAGGGTTACGTTAGTTTCAAAGAAGTGTCTTCGCCAAGAATCGTTCCTTCAGAAAATTATGTGCAG GTTGAGAACATGTGCTGCCCCCTGCTGTTCATAGTGGGAGAGGACGACATGAGCTGTACTGCTCAGGAGAATGCAGATGAG ATTAAGAAGAGACTGCAAGCTGCAGGTAAATCTCATCTGTTCAACCGTCTGTCCTACCCAGGTGCTGGCCACCTGATTGAACCCCCTTATGCCCCCAACGCACGCGTGTCTCTGTGGACAACACGACCCAAAAAA AGTGATGACGATATGGGGTGGAAACCTTGCCCAACATGCTGCAGCTCAGGAGGATTCATGGCAAAGGATTCTGAAATTTCTGGAATGCCATCTGCGAGG GTCTCAGATATGGCGGAGCTGCTGCAGCTTCTCCTGAACGTGTCAGAGAAGGCTGCCAATGTGGCCCGAGTGTGTCGACGGGAGGCCCCGCTCTTCGAGCTGCTGGTccaggagaagaaaggagatgaCAAGAACAAGAAATTTGTTCAGGACTTCAAGACTTTGGCAGATGTGGTCATTCAGGAGATGATCAGACATGACGTTGGAGCTGTG TTTCCCGAGCTGATTGACTTCATCCAAGGGGAGGAATCGAACAAGTTTGAGAATGGGCTCG gagAGAGCGTGATTGTCACAGTTTGTGCCAAAGAGCAGGAGACGGCCGCCCTGCTGGCCACAGTGCTGGACGGCGACCAGACTGCGGCGGCGCTTTTGGCCAAAGCCATCCACCAGGACCTCCAGTTCAGGGATGAGGCGGCCGAGAGACTGAAGCCGTTCCCACTGAGCCCTGCAGATGTGGGCATCTGGATAGATCCAATCG ATGGCACGAGTCAGTACATAGAGGGAAAGGAGGAGCTGGTTCCGGAGGGAGATTTCTGCTCATTTGGACTTCCatgtgctttggttttgattgGGGTCTACCTGCGAGCCACAGGGGAACCTGTGATGGGTGTCATAAACCAGCCATTCCATCAAAGAGACGAGACAGGGCATGG cTGGAAGGGCCAGCACTTCTGGGGAGTGTCCCACGGAGACTTCAACGCGTGCTCCGTGCCCAGGTCAAAGCGTCTGTCGTCGAGTGAGGACGGGGCGTGTCTCTCAGCCGTGCTGAGCTCCAGCGAAAAGGCGGCGGTCAAGGAGGCCCTCGCTCCCCTGTGCCCCGGGAAGTGTCTGAAATACGCCTCTGGGGCTGGCTACAAGATCCTGTGTGTCATTCTCGGCCTGGCGGATGTGTACGTTCTCTCCGAGGGCTCCACTTTCAAATGGGACTCCTGTGCCCCGCATGCCCTGCTCCGAGCGCTCGGGGGCGGAGTGGTCGAACTGGGGACTCGGCCTCCTGGTGGGAACAAGGGCCAGGTGGAGGTGCAACGTGGTGCTGAACTGACCTATCACAAGCCCAATGCTGGTTGCCGTGGTGCGGACCAGTGGGCCAATCAGGGAGGACTGGTGGCCTATCTTGATTCCAAAGTGCTTTCAAGGGTGTTGGGGGAACTCGCAGGGAAGATCTAA
- the LOC121707891 gene encoding protein S100-B-like → MQCRASINASHGNMGYPNVVDQCIHPTHKEWFSSLASSADPAATLYLYSASSTSNMLSDMSDLENSMVSIINVFHKYSGHKCHLKKADLKDLINNEMSHFMKKVQDSETLDQIFTDLDQNGDLEIDFQEFIALIAMVTSACHDLDRPEHR, encoded by the exons ATGCAGTGCAGAGCATCCATTAACGCATCACATGGGAACATGGGGTATCCAAATGTGGTTGATCAGTGCATCCATCCCACTCACAAGGAGTGGTTCAGTAGCCTCGCTTCCTCTGCAGACCCAGCCGCCACTCTCTACCTCTACAGTGCTTCTTCTACTTCCAACATGCTG AGCGACATGTCAGATCTTGAAAACTCAATGGTCTCCATCATTAACGTCTTCCACAAGTACTCAGGACACAAGTGCCACCTGAAGAAGGCTGATCTCAAGGACCTCATCAACAATGAGATGTCGCATTTTATGAAA AAAGTCCAGGACAGCGAGACGCTTGACCAGATTTTCACTGACCTCGATCAGAATGGAGACTTAGAGATCGACTTCCAAGAGTTCATAGCCCTTATCGCCATGGTGACATCAGCATGCCATGACCTCGACCGCCCTGAGCATCGCTAA
- the dnajc14 gene encoding uncharacterized protein dnajc14, giving the protein MDDNAGDYKKPLHPTSAFTAGESGDPGLRNDLAPKEALAGSILSESLPSEEMGYGEEFEEVEVERPETEPLDSSVTEAPPVQVHLDDADDTEENSEPRDGGDSPLKDEEGEEDSEKDETGEMEGDADDEHQRKEAGKEPRMNGESGSRNSGSGKRARSRNSGSSSTAGDQAFVTPSSSLNKPSLSSSGGGRHKQARRRNHHHHQGRPRRQTGSQFIMAIKDIMSESISPWCMSCIHMVVELIVSVAHHCGLAVETGSLAVYDFSSRFLHRVTDIPGLKQDARRALAWTQCTGAALVAWTSQMTGQVWQTSTSCFRLFCAIVILATRWAKCSLGRLSGGRASQWWEALQNSWVWRKAAALFERCSGLFRRTRSQGAGSSPESPNEARGQPGQELERLLSLAQIPEEELDPFAVLGVEANATESELKRAYRQLAVQVHPDKNKHPRAGEAFKVLRAAWDIVSNPETRREYELKRMAATELSKSMNEFLTKLQDDLKEAMNTMMCTKCEGKHKRFEMDRDPTEARFCAECNRRHGAEEGDLWAESSMLGLRITYFAFMDGKVYDITEWAGCQRIGISPDTHRVPYHISFGSKTNSSSATRQRPSEHPPGPSSPADLQDLFNRIFQGGGSPSDMAANGGFFPTGSPPPNPAAGPGMGASGPFPGPSPQSGFFPHGPHRAEPSEHWTEAGKHPRRRKKVRKPFQR; this is encoded by the exons ATGGATGACAACGCAGGCGATTATAAAAAGCCATTACATCCTACGTCTGCGTTCACTGCAGGAGAGTCAGGGGACCCGGGGTTGAGAAATGACTTGGCGCCCAAGGAGGCACTCGCTGGCTCCATCTTGTCCGAGTCCCTGCCCAGTGAGGAAATGGGATACGGAGAGGAGTTtgaggaggtggaggtagagAGGCCAGAGACTGAGCCATTGGACAGCTCGGTCACTGAGGCTCCTCCGGTGCAGGTCCATCTGGATGATGCTGATGACACCGAGGAGAACAGTGAGCCAAGAGATGGAGGAGACTCCCCGCTGAAGGATGAAGAAGGGGAGGAGGATTCTGAAAAAGATGAGACTGGCGAGATGGAAGGGGATGCTGATGACGAGCATCAGAGGAAAGAGGCAGGGAAGGAGCCTAGGATGAACGGAGAGTCTGGCTCCCGAAATTCAGGGTCTGGAAAGAGAGCGCGGTCCAGGAACAGCGGATCCTCTTCCACAGCAGGTGACCAAGCCTTTGTGACGCCCTCCTCTTCCCTCAATAAGccgtccctctcctcctctggggGCGGGAGGCACAAGCAGGCCCGGCGGAGgaaccatcaccaccatcagggTCGGCCTCGCAGGCAGACCGGCTCGCAGTTCATCATGGCCATCAAGGACATCATGTCAGAGTCCATCAGCCCCTGGTGCATGTCCTGCATACACATGGTGGTGGAGCTCATCGTGTCAGTGGCCCATCACTGTGGACTGGCCGTGGAAACGGGGAGCCTGGCCGTTTATGACTTTAGTTCACGCTTCCTGCACCGGGTCACAGATATCCCCGGCCTGAAGCAGGACGCCAGGCGGGCCCTCGCCTGGACCCAGTGCACCGGCGCTGCACTGGTGGCATGGACTAGCCAGATGACCGGTCAGGTGTGGCAGACTTCCACTTCCTGTTTCAGACTCTTCTGTGCCATAGTGATCCTTGCCACACGATGGGCCAAGTGCTCTCTGGGAAGGCTCAGTGGGGGTCGAGCCTCGCAGTGGTGGGAAGCCCTGCAGAACTCGTGGGTGTGGAGGAAAGCCGCAGCCCTGTTTGAGAGATGTAGCGGATTGTTCAGGAGAACGAGATCTCAGGGGGCAGGGTCCTCTCCAGAGTCGCCCAACGAGGCGAGAGGCCAGCCGGGCCAGGAGCTGGAGAGGCTGCTGTCTCTCGCTCAGATCCCAGAGGAGGAGCTGGACCCCTTCGCTGTGCTCGGGGTGGAGGCAAATGCCACAGAGTCTGAGCTCAAAAGGGCCTATAGACAGCTGGCTGTACAG GTCCATCCAGACAAGAACAAGCACCCGCGGGCAGGAGAGGCCTTCAAGGTGCTCCGGGCAGCGTGGGACATCGTCAGCAACCCGGAGACGAGACGAGAATATGAGCT GAAGCGAATGGCTGCCACTGAGCTCTCTAAGTCCATGAATGAGTTCCTGACCAAGCTGCAGGATGACCTGAAAGAGGCCATGAACACCATGATGTGCACCAAGTGTGAAGGCAAACACAA GCGCTTTGAGATGGACCGGGACCCCACCGAGGCCCGCTTCTGTGCTGAATGTAACCGGCGCCACGGTGCGGAGGAGGGAGACCTGTGGGCCGAGTCCAGCATGCTGGGACTACGCATCACCTACTTTGCCTTCATGGATGGAAAGGTGTACGATATCACCG AGTGGGCAGGCTGCCAGCGCATAGGGAtctcccctgacacacacagagtgccctACCACATCTCCTTTGGCTCCAAGACCAACAGCAGCAGCGCCACCCGCCAGAG ACCCTCAGAGCATCCCCCCGGCCCTAGCTCACCTGCGGACCTGCAGGACCTCTTCAATCGCATCTTCCAGGGAGGGGGTTCCCCCAGCGACATGGCGGCCAACGGCGGGTTCTTCCCCACCGGATCGCCACCCCCAAACCCTGCTGCTGGGCCAGGCATGGGTGCTAGTGGACCATTTCCAGGACCATCTCCCCAGAGCGGCTTCTTCCCCCACGGGCCACATCGAGCCGAGCCCAGCGAACACTGGACCGAGGCGGGCAAACACCCGCGCCGCCGGAAGAAAGTCCGCAAGCCCTTCCAGCGCTGA